In Hamadaea flava, a genomic segment contains:
- the secF gene encoding protein translocase subunit SecF, translating into MSKSGLATRLYRGEAGLNIIGKRKVWFGVVGVVLLIALGSFFARGFTAGIEFKGGTEFTVPASAGTIEQVQDAVGAQIVKVDSEAAVGTSQHLGGSQPSYKIRTTPISSDQANQVKAAVAQQLGISSDVISYDVVSGAWGKQVTEKALFSLAIFLALVTVFLIIRFEWRMAVAALASLAFDLLAAAAVYSLVGFEISPSTVIGFLTILGFALYDVVVVFDKVQENTRSITGSSTQTYAEAANLAVNQTLMRSINTGLVALLPVGGLLFIGAGLLGAGTLKDLGLVLFIGMGTAVYSSIFFATPVLVTLKEFEPKIATHTQRVLARRASGAGKAAAGTPTQAAPEPELATTGGGTAAPRPGARPAGRKPAGGKSGSGGGKAVRPGAPKRR; encoded by the coding sequence ATGAGCAAGTCGGGACTTGCGACTCGCCTCTACCGCGGTGAGGCCGGCCTCAACATCATCGGTAAGCGCAAGGTCTGGTTCGGCGTCGTCGGCGTCGTGCTCTTGATCGCGCTGGGAAGCTTCTTCGCGCGCGGCTTCACCGCCGGCATCGAGTTCAAGGGCGGCACCGAGTTCACCGTCCCCGCCTCGGCGGGGACCATCGAACAGGTCCAGGACGCCGTCGGCGCGCAGATCGTCAAGGTCGACTCCGAGGCGGCGGTCGGGACCAGCCAGCACCTCGGCGGAAGCCAGCCGTCCTACAAGATCAGGACGACGCCGATCTCGAGCGACCAGGCCAACCAGGTGAAGGCGGCGGTGGCCCAGCAGCTGGGCATTTCCTCGGACGTCATCTCCTACGACGTCGTGTCGGGTGCCTGGGGCAAGCAGGTCACTGAGAAGGCGTTGTTCAGCCTCGCGATCTTCCTCGCGCTGGTGACCGTCTTCCTGATCATCCGGTTCGAGTGGCGGATGGCGGTGGCGGCTCTGGCGTCATTGGCGTTCGACCTGCTCGCGGCGGCCGCGGTCTACTCGCTGGTCGGGTTCGAGATCTCGCCGTCGACCGTGATCGGCTTCCTCACCATCCTGGGCTTCGCGCTCTACGACGTCGTCGTGGTGTTCGACAAGGTCCAGGAGAACACCCGGTCGATCACCGGTAGCAGCACCCAGACGTACGCCGAGGCGGCGAACCTGGCCGTCAACCAGACCCTGATGCGGTCGATCAACACCGGTCTGGTCGCGTTGCTGCCCGTCGGCGGTCTGCTGTTCATCGGGGCGGGCCTGCTCGGCGCGGGCACCCTGAAGGACCTCGGCCTGGTGCTGTTCATCGGTATGGGCACAGCGGTGTACTCGTCGATCTTCTTCGCGACGCCGGTCCTGGTGACGCTGAAGGAGTTCGAGCCGAAGATCGCCACGCACACGCAGCGGGTGCTGGCCCGCCGGGCGAGCGGCGCGGGCAAGGCCGCCGCCGGCACGCCTACCCAGGCCGCCCCGGAGCCGGAGCTGGCCACCACGGGCGGCGGCACCGCCGCACCGCGTCCGGGCGCCCGTCCGGCCGGTCGCAAGCCCGCCGGGGGCAAGTCGGGCAGCGGCGGCGGTAAGGCCGTCCGTCCGGGAGCGCCCAAGCGCCGCTAA
- the secD gene encoding protein translocase subunit SecD, whose amino-acid sequence MAPPQGQMKPGRQLAVLAGLFVVLYLLVFFTSGASGSFTDRLHPRLGLDLVGGMRMTLVAQGKTPSAKEMEQARQIIEDRVNGTGVAEAEVVTEGDKNIVVSIPGSKTADLEDVGQPAQMFFRKVLNSVQDNSGALAAATASPSPSASASTSASPSASASAKPSATASGQGGGAAASATPSASASTSPSAAASPTPTAKALTQEQTATLDEVKKKIGDTTYKAAEALTAPVDVSTDPTAALQFSKFADLTANEVAVLPAKIQFNVPQVGCEQLGKRPVGSISDANSQVVACESTGKYLLDVAKVAGTDIGSAQAVPPNGQQAEWVVSLKFKGNGQDKWTNLTKEAVNKTGTTCEIKGDQGNCLVAVVLDNEVISAPEIREVLTSDSTISGSFTSDTASDLANKLNYGALPVTFKADEAVHVTATLGQAQLKAGLLAAGLGMLLVIVYAFFYYRLLGSVIFLSLVLSGLLTFGALVWLGRTMGFTLTLAGMAGFVVSLGVAADSFVIYFERLKDEIREGRAPRSAVQRAWVRARRTIITANTVTVMAAVVLYLFSAGAVKGFAFALGLSTVLDLVVVFLFRHPMMEMFARTKAFMSPRVSGLGRVLHQANEDEADEPRRYRAKEA is encoded by the coding sequence GTGGCACCACCTCAAGGACAGATGAAGCCAGGGCGGCAGCTAGCCGTCCTCGCCGGTCTCTTCGTCGTCCTCTATCTGCTTGTCTTCTTCACCTCCGGCGCCAGTGGCAGCTTCACCGACCGCCTGCACCCGCGGCTCGGCCTGGACCTGGTCGGCGGCATGCGGATGACCCTGGTAGCCCAGGGCAAGACGCCGTCCGCCAAGGAGATGGAGCAGGCCCGGCAGATCATCGAGGACCGGGTGAACGGTACGGGTGTCGCCGAGGCCGAGGTCGTCACCGAAGGCGACAAGAACATCGTGGTCTCCATCCCGGGCAGCAAGACGGCCGATCTCGAAGACGTCGGCCAGCCCGCGCAGATGTTCTTCCGCAAGGTCCTCAACTCGGTGCAGGACAACAGCGGCGCTCTCGCGGCGGCCACGGCCAGCCCGAGCCCGTCGGCCTCCGCGTCCACCTCGGCGAGCCCGTCGGCGTCGGCTTCGGCGAAGCCGTCCGCGACGGCCAGCGGCCAGGGCGGCGGCGCGGCCGCGAGCGCGACGCCGAGCGCGTCCGCTTCCACGTCTCCGTCCGCGGCGGCCAGCCCGACGCCCACCGCCAAGGCGCTGACCCAGGAGCAGACCGCGACGCTGGACGAGGTCAAGAAGAAGATCGGCGACACCACCTACAAGGCGGCCGAAGCGTTGACCGCGCCGGTCGACGTGTCCACCGATCCGACCGCGGCCCTCCAGTTCTCGAAGTTCGCCGACCTGACGGCCAACGAGGTCGCCGTCCTCCCGGCGAAGATCCAGTTCAACGTCCCGCAGGTCGGCTGCGAGCAGCTCGGCAAGCGCCCGGTCGGCTCGATCAGCGACGCGAACTCCCAGGTCGTCGCCTGCGAGAGCACCGGCAAGTACCTGCTGGACGTCGCCAAGGTCGCCGGCACCGACATCGGCAGCGCGCAGGCCGTGCCGCCGAACGGGCAGCAGGCCGAGTGGGTCGTCAGCCTGAAGTTCAAGGGCAACGGCCAGGACAAGTGGACCAACCTCACCAAGGAGGCGGTCAACAAGACCGGCACCACCTGTGAGATCAAGGGCGACCAGGGCAACTGCCTCGTGGCCGTGGTCCTCGACAACGAGGTGATCTCCGCCCCGGAGATCCGCGAGGTGCTCACCAGCGACTCGACCATCAGCGGCAGCTTCACCTCCGACACCGCCTCGGACCTGGCGAACAAGCTCAACTACGGCGCGCTGCCGGTGACCTTCAAGGCCGACGAGGCGGTGCACGTCACCGCGACGCTCGGCCAGGCCCAGCTGAAGGCGGGTCTGCTGGCGGCCGGCCTCGGCATGCTGCTGGTCATCGTCTACGCGTTCTTCTACTACCGCCTGCTCGGCTCGGTCATCTTCCTCTCGCTGGTCCTGTCCGGTCTGCTCACCTTCGGTGCGCTGGTCTGGCTCGGCCGGACGATGGGCTTCACGCTGACCCTCGCGGGCATGGCCGGTTTCGTCGTCTCACTAGGTGTCGCGGCCGACTCGTTCGTCATCTACTTCGAACGACTGAAAGACGAGATCCGGGAAGGTAGAGCGCCGCGCAGCGCGGTGCAGCGAGCCTGGGTCCGCGCCCGGCGGACGATCATCACCGCCAACACGGTGACGGTCATGGCCGCGGTGGTCCTCTACCTCTTCTCGGCCGGCGCGGTGAAGGGCTTCGCGTTCGCGCTGGGCTTGTCGACCGTGCTCGACCTCGTGGTGGTGTTCCTCTTCCGGCACCCGATGATGGAGATGTTCGCCCGCACCAAGGCGTTCATGTCGCCACGCGTCAGCGGTCTCGGCCGGGTCCTGCATCAGGCCAACGAAGACGAGGCCGACGAGCCGCGTCGCTACCGGGCCAAGGAGGCCTGA
- the yajC gene encoding preprotein translocase subunit YajC yields the protein MFYAAGNSGGSALPTLLFFGLMAALMYFMIIRPQSKRRKEAMELQRNVAVGDEVVTVVGLHATVAGIDDENNTVLLEIAPGVNATYERAAIGRVIKAPTAEETTESETADETPQVIEQGR from the coding sequence GTGTTCTACGCGGCAGGCAATTCGGGCGGCAGTGCGCTGCCCACGCTGCTTTTCTTCGGCCTCATGGCCGCCCTGATGTACTTCATGATCATCCGCCCGCAGAGCAAGCGGCGCAAGGAGGCCATGGAGCTGCAGCGCAACGTCGCGGTCGGCGACGAGGTGGTAACCGTCGTGGGCCTGCACGCCACCGTCGCGGGCATCGACGACGAGAACAACACCGTGCTGCTGGAGATCGCGCCGGGCGTGAACGCGACCTACGAGCGCGCCGCCATCGGCCGGGTCATCAAGGCTCCCACCGCCGAGGAGACCACGGAGTCGGAGACCGCCGACGAGACCCCGCAGGTCATCGAGCAGGGCCGCTAG
- the ruvB gene encoding Holliday junction branch migration DNA helicase RuvB — MSESVVSAVASPEERDAEATVRPKRLSEFIAQERVREQLEVLLHSALRRGSPPDHILFSGSPGLGKTTLAMIVAAELGGGLRMTSGPAIERSGDLAAILTSLAAGDVLFIDEIHRIAKPAEELLYSAMEDFRVDVIVGKGPGATAIPLDVEPFTLVGATTRAGLLTGPMRDRFGFVGHLEFYNGTELTALLHRSARILGVPVTGEGVEEIAGRSRGTPRIANRLLRRVRDYAELRADGVVTLDAARAALRVYDVDDLGLDRLDKAVLAALVETFGGGPVGLSTLAVAVGEQPETVAEVCEPFLVRAGLLARTPRGRVATPAAWQHLGRTPPNSAFPGQTGTQLPGQTAGNGMFSGGAAGAPDLFSSADEAE; from the coding sequence GTGAGCGAATCCGTCGTGAGCGCGGTCGCCTCCCCGGAGGAGCGCGACGCCGAGGCGACCGTCCGCCCGAAGCGGCTGAGCGAGTTCATCGCGCAGGAACGCGTACGCGAGCAGCTGGAAGTGCTGCTGCACAGCGCGCTGCGCCGGGGTTCGCCGCCGGATCACATCCTGTTCTCCGGCTCGCCCGGGCTGGGGAAGACGACGCTCGCCATGATCGTCGCCGCTGAGCTGGGCGGCGGGCTGCGGATGACCAGCGGCCCGGCCATCGAGCGGTCCGGCGACCTCGCCGCGATCCTGACCAGCCTGGCCGCCGGCGACGTGCTGTTCATCGACGAGATTCACCGGATCGCCAAGCCGGCCGAGGAGCTGCTCTACTCGGCGATGGAGGACTTCCGGGTCGACGTCATCGTCGGCAAGGGGCCGGGCGCGACCGCCATTCCGCTGGACGTCGAGCCGTTCACCCTGGTCGGGGCGACGACCCGGGCCGGGTTGCTGACCGGCCCGATGCGCGATCGGTTCGGTTTCGTCGGGCATCTGGAGTTCTACAACGGCACCGAGTTGACCGCGTTGCTGCACCGATCCGCCCGGATCCTCGGCGTACCGGTGACCGGGGAGGGCGTCGAGGAGATCGCCGGGCGGTCGCGGGGGACGCCCCGGATCGCCAACCGGCTGCTGCGCCGCGTACGCGACTATGCCGAGTTGCGGGCCGACGGCGTGGTGACGCTGGACGCGGCCCGGGCCGCGCTGCGTGTCTACGACGTCGACGACCTCGGCCTCGACCGGCTGGACAAGGCGGTGCTGGCGGCGCTGGTCGAGACGTTCGGCGGCGGACCCGTCGGGCTGTCCACGCTCGCCGTCGCGGTGGGGGAGCAGCCCGAGACCGTCGCCGAGGTCTGTGAACCCTTTCTCGTCCGGGCCGGCCTGCTCGCGCGTACGCCCCGGGGCCGGGTGGCCACTCCGGCGGCCTGGCAGCACCTCGGCCGTACGCCGCCGAACAGTGCCTTTCCGGGGCAGACGGGCACGCAACTCCCTGGACAAACAGCCGGGAATGGTATGTTTTCCGGCGGCGCCGCCGGGGCGCCGGACCTGTTCAGTTCCGCAGACGAAGCCGAATAA
- the ruvA gene encoding Holliday junction branch migration protein RuvA codes for MIASVAGKVAWVGADTTVVEVGGVGLAVHCTPNTLATLRVGHDARLSTTLIVREDALTLYGFVDDEEREIFELLQTVGGVGPRVAQAVLSVHSPYSVRVAIAHGEVGVLTKVPGIGKKGAERIILELRDKVGPVDAAASVKGVPRQMPWQEQVRQGLVGLGWTASQADQAIGTVASGLEDGPTPPVPVLLKQAIKLLGRTR; via the coding sequence ATGATCGCGAGCGTGGCGGGCAAGGTCGCCTGGGTCGGCGCGGACACCACGGTGGTCGAGGTCGGCGGAGTCGGCCTGGCCGTGCACTGCACCCCGAACACGCTGGCCACCCTGCGGGTCGGCCATGACGCGCGGCTGTCCACGACGCTCATCGTCCGCGAGGACGCGCTCACTCTTTACGGCTTCGTCGACGACGAGGAGCGGGAGATCTTCGAACTCCTGCAGACCGTGGGCGGGGTCGGCCCGCGGGTCGCCCAAGCGGTGTTGTCGGTCCATTCTCCTTATTCGGTACGCGTGGCGATCGCGCACGGCGAGGTCGGCGTGTTGACCAAGGTGCCCGGGATCGGCAAGAAGGGCGCCGAGCGGATCATCCTGGAGCTGCGCGACAAGGTGGGCCCGGTCGACGCGGCCGCCTCGGTGAAGGGCGTGCCCCGGCAGATGCCCTGGCAGGAACAGGTCCGGCAGGGCCTGGTCGGGCTGGGCTGGACGGCGAGCCAGGCCGACCAGGCGATCGGCACCGTCGCGTCCGGGCTGGAGGACGGCCCGACGCCGCCCGTGCCCGTGCTGTTGAAGCAGGCGATCAAGCTGCTGGGTAGGACCCGGTGA
- the ruvC gene encoding crossover junction endodeoxyribonuclease RuvC — protein sequence MRVLGVDPGLTRCGVGVVEGVPGRQCTPIAYEVVQSDPDEELAHRLLRLDGRLAELIALHQPDGVAVERVFSQHNVRTVMGTAQAGAVAILAAARAGLPVALYTPSEVKAAVTGSGTADKAQVTAMVTRLLRLDAPPRPADAADALALAICHVWRGGTRDKVAAALQQYRRGR from the coding sequence TTGCGCGTACTGGGAGTCGACCCCGGGCTCACCCGGTGCGGCGTCGGCGTCGTCGAGGGCGTCCCCGGGCGCCAGTGCACCCCGATCGCGTACGAGGTGGTGCAGAGCGACCCGGACGAGGAGCTGGCCCACCGTCTGTTGCGGTTGGACGGCCGGCTGGCCGAGCTGATCGCCCTGCACCAGCCGGACGGCGTGGCCGTGGAGCGGGTCTTCAGCCAGCACAACGTGCGCACCGTGATGGGCACCGCGCAGGCGGGCGCGGTCGCGATCCTCGCGGCGGCCCGTGCCGGGCTGCCGGTCGCGCTCTACACTCCCAGCGAGGTCAAGGCGGCGGTGACCGGTTCCGGCACGGCCGACAAGGCTCAGGTCACCGCGATGGTCACCCGCCTGCTGCGGCTGGACGCCCCGCCGCGGCCGGCGGACGCGGCCGACGCGCTGGCCCTGGCGATCTGCCACGTGTGGCGCGGTGGCACGCGGGACAAGGTCGCGGCGGCGTTGCAGCAGTATCGGAGGGGTCGATGA
- a CDS encoding 3-hydroxybutyrate dehydrogenase produces MTIGETVGLDLSGKTALVTGAGSGIGRACARRLAAAGARVLVVDRDQDAAESVAAETGGASIVVDLADPAAPDAIPAELDVVVNNAGLQHVAPLADFPPDRFAYIEQVMLLAPFLVVRRALPHMYAQGWGRIVNISSVHGLRASPYKAAYVAAKHGLEGLSKVAALEGAPHGVTSNCINPAYVRTPLVEGQIADQARTHGIAEEQVISEIMLAKAAIKRLIEPDEVAELMAYLCTPAASFITGTSIAMDGGWTAH; encoded by the coding sequence ATGACGATCGGGGAAACCGTGGGCCTGGACCTGTCGGGCAAGACCGCGCTGGTCACCGGGGCGGGCAGTGGCATCGGGCGGGCCTGTGCCCGGCGGCTGGCCGCGGCCGGGGCCCGGGTCCTGGTGGTGGATCGCGACCAGGACGCCGCTGAGTCCGTCGCGGCGGAGACGGGCGGCGCTTCGATCGTGGTGGACCTCGCCGATCCGGCCGCCCCGGACGCGATCCCGGCGGAGTTGGACGTCGTGGTGAACAACGCCGGGCTGCAGCACGTCGCGCCGCTGGCGGACTTCCCGCCCGACCGGTTCGCGTACATCGAGCAGGTCATGCTGCTCGCGCCGTTCCTGGTGGTCCGGCGCGCCCTGCCGCACATGTACGCCCAAGGCTGGGGCCGCATCGTCAACATCTCCTCCGTGCACGGGTTGCGCGCGTCGCCGTACAAGGCCGCGTATGTCGCCGCCAAACATGGTCTGGAGGGGCTGAGCAAGGTCGCCGCGCTCGAAGGAGCCCCGCATGGGGTCACCTCCAACTGCATCAACCCGGCTTATGTGCGTACGCCGCTGGTCGAGGGGCAGATCGCCGATCAGGCGCGGACCCACGGCATCGCCGAGGAGCAGGTCATCAGCGAGATCATGCTCGCGAAGGCGGCGATCAAGCGGCTGATCGAACCGGACGAAGTCGCCGAACTCATGGCGTATCTGTGCACTCCGGCAGCCTCGTTCATCACCGGAACCAGCATCGCGATGGACGGCGGATGGACAGCGCACTGA
- a CDS encoding helix-turn-helix domain-containing protein has protein sequence MTPLSHLLELLEREASPVEFEGPLLQARADGAAAEELAALEEAKVVALRVRALLERRRRRELELSGLYDTASDLAGLRDLDSVLSAIVHRSRNLLGTDIAYLTLNDPDHGDTYMRVTDGSISARFQRLRLPLGGGLGGLVAQTGTPYATADYAQDTRFQHLGEVDAGVGEEGLVAILGVPLRLGAQVIGVLYAANRSARPFAREEVALLVSLAAHAAVAIDTARLLTETQAALTELSAANEVIRAHSQSVERAAAAHDRMTSLVVRGGGVEDVAAAVTDALGGSLLVLDADGRTLALVGDLGTPESSVLAEAVTASRAGGHAVRRDELWYAAVVAGAENLGTLVCRPQWPLADADQQILERAALVTALVQLFRRNLAEAEGRVRGELLDDLIARPWTDRTSGGSRERSPADVDALRVRARRIGVDLDSPHVMVAIGDEFASSGALRQRAASWGVTYAATRSGLSAIRDGRVVLMLPGGDAGATARAVAKDLARALGRPATVGSAGPATGAAAQAHAYAEADRCVTALVALGRTGEAASTSELGFVGLLLGAVTDGGDRGVARFLHHAIGPVVDYDTRRGTALVKTLECYFGAGGSLARAAEQLHVHVNTVTQRLDRVAQLLGPDWQRPERALEVQLALRLHRLRTG, from the coding sequence ATGACACCCCTGTCCCACCTGCTGGAGCTGCTGGAACGGGAGGCGAGCCCGGTCGAGTTCGAGGGCCCGCTCCTCCAGGCGCGCGCGGACGGCGCAGCCGCCGAGGAGCTCGCCGCGCTCGAGGAGGCCAAGGTCGTCGCGTTGCGGGTCCGGGCGCTGCTCGAACGCCGCCGCCGGCGGGAGCTGGAGCTGTCCGGGCTCTACGACACCGCCAGCGACCTCGCCGGCCTGCGCGACCTCGACAGCGTCCTGTCCGCGATCGTCCACCGCTCGCGCAACCTGCTGGGCACGGACATCGCGTACCTCACGCTGAACGATCCCGATCACGGCGACACCTACATGCGGGTCACGGACGGCTCGATCTCCGCGCGGTTCCAGCGCCTCCGGCTGCCGCTCGGCGGCGGACTGGGCGGCCTGGTGGCACAGACTGGTACGCCGTACGCCACGGCCGACTACGCGCAGGACACCCGGTTCCAGCATCTCGGCGAGGTGGACGCCGGGGTCGGCGAAGAGGGGCTCGTCGCGATCCTGGGCGTGCCGCTACGGCTGGGCGCCCAGGTCATCGGCGTGTTGTACGCCGCGAACCGGTCCGCCCGCCCGTTCGCCCGGGAAGAGGTGGCGCTGCTGGTCTCGCTGGCCGCGCATGCCGCCGTCGCGATCGACACCGCCCGGCTGCTGACCGAGACGCAGGCCGCGCTGACCGAGCTGTCGGCCGCCAACGAGGTCATCCGCGCGCACAGCCAATCGGTGGAACGGGCCGCGGCCGCGCACGACCGCATGACGTCGCTGGTCGTCCGCGGCGGCGGGGTCGAAGACGTCGCGGCCGCGGTCACCGACGCACTCGGCGGTTCGCTCCTCGTGCTGGACGCGGACGGGCGTACCCTCGCGCTCGTCGGCGACCTCGGCACGCCCGAGTCGTCGGTGCTCGCCGAGGCGGTCACCGCCTCCCGCGCCGGCGGCCACGCGGTCCGCCGGGACGAGCTGTGGTACGCCGCCGTCGTGGCCGGCGCGGAGAACCTCGGCACGCTGGTCTGCCGTCCTCAATGGCCGCTGGCCGACGCCGACCAGCAGATCCTCGAACGGGCCGCGCTCGTCACCGCCCTGGTGCAGCTGTTCCGCCGCAACCTGGCCGAAGCCGAGGGACGCGTACGCGGAGAGCTGCTGGACGACCTCATCGCCCGGCCCTGGACTGACCGCACTTCTGGCGGCTCACGCGAGCGTTCCCCGGCGGACGTGGACGCGTTGCGCGTACGGGCACGCCGGATCGGTGTCGATCTCGACTCGCCGCACGTCATGGTGGCCATCGGCGACGAGTTCGCCTCGTCCGGTGCGCTGCGCCAACGGGCCGCGTCCTGGGGCGTCACGTACGCCGCCACCCGCTCCGGGCTCTCCGCGATCCGGGACGGGCGGGTCGTGCTGATGCTGCCCGGCGGCGACGCCGGGGCCACCGCTCGGGCCGTCGCCAAGGATCTCGCCCGGGCGCTCGGCCGCCCCGCGACCGTCGGCTCGGCCGGTCCGGCTACCGGAGCGGCCGCCCAGGCGCACGCGTACGCCGAAGCCGACCGGTGCGTGACCGCCCTGGTCGCCTTGGGCCGCACCGGCGAAGCGGCGTCCACTTCGGAGCTGGGCTTCGTCGGCCTGCTGCTCGGCGCGGTCACCGACGGCGGCGACCGGGGCGTTGCCAGGTTCCTCCATCACGCCATCGGCCCGGTCGTGGACTACGACACGCGACGTGGCACCGCGCTCGTCAAGACGCTGGAGTGCTACTTCGGTGCGGGCGGCAGCCTGGCCCGCGCGGCCGAGCAGCTGCACGTCCACGTCAACACCGTCACGCAACGGCTGGACCGGGTCGCGCAGCTGCTCGGGCCGGACTGGCAACGCCCCGAACGCGCCCTCGAAGTGCAGCTGGCTCTTCGCCTACACCGCCTCCGCACCGGCTAA
- a CDS encoding glycosyltransferase family 4 protein translates to MEGSPATEQLRIALVAPPYFDIPPAAYGGVEAVVADLADALVDAGHQVTLIAAGRNGTKADFVPVWDEIQSDRLGDPFPEVAHAAAARLAVTRLAETGGLDVVHDHTLAGPLSAPYYETLDLPTVITAHGPVTGDLRQLYRTLGREVHLVAISHRQRVLAPELNWVGTVHNAVRVDTFPFQPEKGEYALFLGRFHPDKGAHLALDAAHAAGVPLVLAGKCNELLEQQYFEREVRPRLAADDLVFGMADATEKRKLLAEARCLLFPIQWEEPFGMVMIEAMACGTPVVALRGGAVAEVVVDGVTGFIRDDPADLPKAVHDTAALNAVDCRRHVAGNFTADHLGAGYVAAYRHAMRRTRGRRLRLAPLMLA, encoded by the coding sequence ATGGAAGGCTCACCAGCAACAGAACAGCTCCGGATCGCGCTAGTCGCACCACCCTATTTCGACATCCCTCCCGCGGCGTACGGCGGAGTGGAAGCCGTCGTCGCGGATCTGGCGGACGCCCTTGTGGACGCCGGACATCAGGTCACCCTCATCGCCGCCGGGCGCAACGGAACCAAGGCGGACTTCGTCCCCGTATGGGACGAGATCCAGTCCGACCGGCTCGGCGATCCCTTCCCCGAGGTCGCGCACGCCGCGGCGGCCCGCCTGGCGGTCACCCGGTTAGCCGAGACCGGCGGGCTCGACGTGGTCCACGACCACACGCTCGCCGGGCCGCTGAGCGCGCCCTACTACGAAACCCTCGACCTGCCGACGGTCATCACCGCGCACGGCCCGGTCACGGGCGATCTGCGCCAGCTCTACCGAACGCTCGGCCGCGAGGTGCACCTCGTCGCCATCTCGCACCGTCAGCGGGTGCTCGCCCCCGAACTCAACTGGGTCGGCACCGTCCACAATGCAGTACGCGTCGACACCTTCCCGTTCCAGCCGGAAAAGGGGGAGTACGCGTTGTTCCTGGGGCGGTTCCATCCCGACAAGGGAGCGCACCTGGCGCTGGACGCCGCCCACGCGGCCGGAGTGCCGCTGGTGCTCGCCGGGAAATGCAACGAACTCCTGGAACAGCAATACTTCGAGCGCGAAGTCCGGCCCCGGCTGGCCGCCGACGACCTCGTCTTCGGCATGGCCGATGCGACCGAGAAGCGCAAACTGCTCGCCGAGGCGCGCTGCCTGCTGTTCCCGATCCAATGGGAGGAGCCGTTCGGCATGGTGATGATCGAGGCGATGGCCTGCGGCACCCCGGTCGTCGCCCTGCGCGGCGGCGCCGTCGCCGAGGTCGTCGTCGACGGGGTCACCGGCTTCATTCGCGACGATCCGGCCGATCTGCCGAAGGCCGTGCATGACACGGCCGCGTTGAATGCCGTGGACTGTCGGCGGCACGTCGCCGGGAACTTCACGGCCGACCACCTCGGCGCGGGCTACGTCGCCGCCTACCGGCACGCCATGCGGCGTACGCGCGGCCGGCGGTTGCGGCTGGCCCCGCTGATGCTCGCCTGA
- a CDS encoding TetR/AcrR family transcriptional regulator, translating to MTNTSTVDFSGSPDFSGSAASSEGAAAAADRASGPGIDNAGTEAPRAIGRPRSTRAHEAIIDAVLDLLAEGTSVGELSIEAVAARAGVGKATIYRRWSGKNDLILEAVKALKAPQSIDEGLSVRDNLVQLLSVVSVSVDPRAARVFPCIVPEVLRNPELWGLYQQIVEPRRARTREVLERGISTGELRADTDVEMVALMLTGPVMLQRMLRWSPSIDDATLPERVVDTLLRGIAVPQN from the coding sequence ATGACGAACACGAGCACTGTCGATTTTTCCGGTAGCCCGGACTTCTCGGGAAGCGCGGCTTCTTCCGAGGGCGCGGCTGCCGCGGCGGACCGCGCGAGCGGTCCCGGGATCGACAACGCCGGCACGGAGGCTCCGCGGGCGATCGGTCGCCCGCGGAGCACCCGCGCACACGAGGCCATCATCGACGCCGTCCTCGACCTGCTGGCCGAGGGCACGTCGGTGGGCGAACTGTCCATTGAGGCGGTCGCCGCCCGGGCCGGAGTCGGCAAGGCCACGATCTACCGGCGCTGGTCGGGCAAGAACGACCTGATCCTGGAGGCGGTCAAGGCGTTGAAGGCGCCGCAGTCCATCGACGAGGGACTGTCGGTTCGCGACAACCTCGTCCAGCTGCTCAGCGTGGTCAGCGTCAGCGTCGATCCCCGGGCGGCTCGCGTCTTCCCCTGCATCGTGCCCGAGGTGCTGCGCAATCCCGAGCTGTGGGGCCTCTATCAGCAGATCGTCGAACCACGCCGGGCGCGTACCCGAGAAGTCCTCGAACGGGGGATTTCTACCGGTGAACTTCGCGCCGACACCGACGTCGAAATGGTCGCGCTGATGCTCACCGGACCCGTCATGTTGCAGCGAATGCTAAGGTGGAGCCCCTCCATCGATGATGCGACCCTGCCGGAGCGAGTGGTCGACACGCTCCTGCGCGGGATCGCAGTTCCCCAGAATTGA